A genomic region of Enterococcus sp. 12C11_DIV0727 contains the following coding sequences:
- the codY gene encoding GTP-sensing pleiotropic transcriptional regulator CodY codes for MTTLLEKTRQINKLLQQKNTFDQKADLPYDKMAVILGDVLDSNAYIISNEGVLLGYNEKLDVNNARVKHMFEEKRFPQSYTDAADNLMKTEANISITSDLTAFPVELRKKYPFGLTTIVPMFGAGERLGTIILARVEQSFDDEDLVLAEYSATVVGMQILYQQSRNIEANVRSATAVQMAINTLSYSELKAVQAIFKALDGEEGRLTASSIADEIGITRSVIVNALRKLESAGIIESRSLGMKGTYLKVLNKQFIKELEKDNK; via the coding sequence ATGACTACTTTATTAGAAAAAACGCGTCAAATCAACAAGCTTTTACAACAGAAAAATACGTTTGATCAAAAAGCCGATTTACCTTACGATAAAATGGCAGTAATTTTGGGCGATGTTTTGGACAGTAATGCCTATATTATTAGTAACGAAGGGGTATTGTTGGGGTACAACGAAAAACTAGATGTTAATAATGCGCGTGTAAAGCATATGTTTGAGGAAAAGCGTTTTCCACAAAGCTACACAGATGCTGCTGATAATTTAATGAAAACCGAGGCTAATATTTCAATTACTAGTGATTTAACTGCTTTTCCAGTCGAGTTACGTAAAAAATACCCTTTTGGTCTGACGACCATCGTACCAATGTTTGGTGCTGGTGAGCGTTTAGGAACGATTATCTTAGCAAGAGTTGAACAGTCCTTTGATGATGAAGATTTAGTCTTAGCAGAATATAGTGCCACAGTTGTAGGAATGCAGATTCTCTATCAACAATCAAGAAACATTGAAGCCAACGTCCGTAGCGCAACCGCTGTACAAATGGCAATCAACACTTTGTCTTATAGTGAACTAAAAGCAGTCCAAGCGATTTTCAAAGCTTTAGATGGAGAAGAGGGTCGGTTAACAGCTTCTAGTATTGCTGATGAGATTGGAATTACTCGTTCTGTGATCGTAAATGCCTTAAGAAAATTAGAATCAGCTGGTATTATCGAATCAAGATCATTAGGAATGAAAGGGACCTATTTAAAAGTTTTAAACAAACAGTTTATCAAAGAATTGGAAAAAGATAACAAGTAG
- the hslV gene encoding ATP-dependent protease subunit HslV translates to MVESQFHSTTICAVEKDGKFAMAGDGQVTMGESVVMKGTAKKVRRIYNDEVVVGFAGSVADAFTLEEKFEGKLNEYNGNLTRAAVELAQEWRTQQSMQKLEAMLIVMNAKEMLLVSGTGEVITPDDGILAIGSGGNFALSAARAMKHYGDKEMSAQDIAKNALNIAADICVFTNHNIIVEEI, encoded by the coding sequence ATGGTTGAATCACAATTTCATTCAACAACAATTTGTGCCGTTGAAAAGGACGGTAAATTTGCAATGGCTGGTGACGGTCAAGTTACAATGGGTGAGTCAGTCGTTATGAAAGGTACTGCGAAAAAAGTTCGTAGAATCTATAATGACGAAGTCGTTGTGGGATTTGCAGGAAGTGTAGCAGATGCATTTACACTTGAAGAAAAATTTGAAGGTAAATTAAATGAATACAATGGTAATTTAACCAGAGCTGCAGTTGAATTAGCACAGGAATGGCGCACGCAACAATCTATGCAAAAATTAGAGGCCATGTTGATCGTGATGAATGCCAAAGAAATGCTATTAGTTTCTGGAACAGGTGAAGTGATTACTCCAGACGATGGTATTTTAGCTATAGGTTCAGGTGGTAATTTTGCTTTATCTGCAGCTCGAGCTATGAAACATTATGGAGATAAAGAAATGTCTGCACAAGATATCGCCAAAAATGCATTGAATATTGCGGCAGATATCTGCGTCTTTACAAATCACAATATTATTGTAGAAGAAATATAA
- the topA gene encoding type I DNA topoisomerase, protein MAYKYLVIVESPAKAKTIEKYLGKNYKVVASVGHIRDLPKSKMGVDTENNYEPHYISIRGKGDVIKSLKAAAKKAEKVYLAADPDREGEAIAWHLSFLLGLDLKDKNRVVFNEITKEAVKAAFKEPRTINLDLVDAQQARRILDRLVGYSLSPILWRKVKKGLSAGRVQSVALKIIIDRENDIRKFIPEEYWSIDGNFQKAKKKFKANFWGLDGKKKKLPNAEAVKEVTTRIKGKEYDVTKVEKKERKRNPALPFTTSSLQQEAARKLNFRTRKTMMVAQQLYEGIALGKQGTVGLITYMRTDSTRIADSAKAEVAEYIEKTYGSEFSAHGGRKVKNAQGAQDAHEAIRPSSVMRAPNEIKQYLDKDQVKLYTLIWSRLVASQMTPAVLDTMKVTLEQNGVIFIANGAKVKFKGFMQVYVEGRDDGKEDKENILPDLVEGDKVNALDIEPKQHFTQPPARFSEATLIRALEENGVGRPSTYAPTLETIQRRYYVKLTNKRFEPTELGEIVNSLIVEFFPQIVDVHFTASMEGDLDKIGVGTEKWVEVVDRFYRPFEKELTNAEEKIEKIQIKDEPAGFDCDLCGHPMVIKLGRYGKFYACSNFPECRNTKAIVKEIGVTCPVCNEGQVIERKSKKNRLFYGCSRYPDCDFTSWDKPIGRPCPKCGQYLVEKKVKGGKQVVCINGDYEENVQK, encoded by the coding sequence ATGGCGTATAAATATCTAGTTATTGTAGAATCACCAGCTAAAGCCAAAACGATTGAAAAATATTTAGGAAAAAACTATAAGGTTGTTGCCAGTGTTGGGCATATACGAGATTTACCTAAAAGTAAAATGGGTGTTGATACTGAAAATAATTACGAACCTCACTACATATCTATCCGTGGTAAGGGCGATGTAATCAAAAGTTTGAAAGCCGCTGCAAAAAAAGCCGAAAAAGTTTACCTCGCAGCCGATCCGGACCGAGAAGGGGAGGCTATTGCCTGGCATTTGTCTTTCCTTCTTGGCCTGGATTTAAAAGATAAAAATCGAGTTGTTTTTAATGAAATCACTAAAGAAGCAGTTAAAGCTGCCTTTAAAGAACCGCGTACGATCAACTTAGATTTAGTTGATGCACAGCAAGCACGTCGTATTTTAGACCGCTTGGTTGGTTATTCACTGAGTCCGATATTATGGCGAAAAGTTAAAAAAGGATTAAGTGCAGGTCGAGTTCAATCTGTCGCACTTAAAATTATCATTGATCGTGAAAATGATATTCGGAAATTTATACCTGAAGAATACTGGAGTATCGATGGTAATTTCCAAAAAGCTAAGAAAAAATTCAAAGCTAATTTTTGGGGACTTGATGGTAAAAAGAAAAAGCTACCCAATGCAGAAGCCGTAAAAGAAGTGACTACTCGTATCAAAGGAAAAGAATATGACGTCACAAAAGTTGAGAAAAAAGAACGCAAACGTAATCCAGCATTGCCATTTACAACGAGTAGCTTACAACAAGAGGCCGCTAGAAAGCTAAACTTTAGAACAAGAAAAACGATGATGGTGGCCCAACAGCTTTATGAAGGTATTGCTCTAGGAAAACAGGGTACAGTAGGGTTGATCACCTATATGCGTACAGATTCTACTAGAATAGCTGATTCAGCTAAAGCTGAAGTGGCTGAATACATTGAAAAGACCTATGGCAGTGAGTTCTCAGCTCATGGCGGACGAAAAGTTAAAAATGCCCAAGGTGCTCAAGATGCCCATGAAGCAATCCGACCTTCCAGCGTAATGCGTGCGCCAAATGAGATCAAACAATACTTGGATAAAGATCAAGTAAAACTTTATACTTTGATTTGGTCACGTTTAGTTGCTAGTCAAATGACACCGGCTGTGTTAGACACAATGAAAGTAACCCTAGAGCAAAATGGCGTGATTTTCATTGCCAATGGTGCCAAGGTAAAATTCAAAGGATTTATGCAGGTTTACGTTGAAGGCCGTGACGATGGGAAAGAAGATAAAGAAAATATTTTACCTGACTTAGTCGAAGGTGATAAAGTCAATGCCTTAGATATCGAGCCAAAACAACATTTTACACAACCACCAGCAAGATTTAGTGAGGCAACTCTAATTCGAGCGCTAGAAGAAAATGGTGTAGGACGTCCATCAACATATGCGCCAACTCTAGAAACAATTCAAAGACGATACTATGTTAAACTAACAAATAAACGTTTTGAACCAACTGAGCTGGGCGAAATCGTCAATTCACTGATCGTTGAGTTTTTCCCGCAGATCGTCGATGTTCATTTTACCGCATCAATGGAGGGTGACTTGGATAAAATCGGAGTGGGAACAGAAAAATGGGTAGAAGTCGTAGATCGTTTCTACCGCCCATTTGAAAAAGAGCTGACGAATGCAGAAGAAAAAATCGAAAAAATCCAAATCAAAGACGAACCTGCAGGATTTGATTGTGATCTTTGTGGTCATCCAATGGTGATCAAACTAGGACGTTACGGCAAGTTTTATGCATGTAGTAATTTTCCGGAATGTCGAAACACTAAAGCGATTGTTAAAGAAATCGGTGTTACTTGTCCCGTTTGTAATGAAGGACAAGTGATTGAACGTAAATCTAAAAAGAATCGTTTATTCTACGGTTGTAGTCGCTATCCAGACTGTGATTTCACTTCTTGGGACAAGCCAATCGGACGTCCATGTCCGAAATGTGGGCAATATCTTGTTGAGAAAAAAGTTAAGGGTGGAAAACAAGTCGTTTGTATCAATGGCGACTATGAAGAAAATGTTCAAAAATAA
- the hslU gene encoding ATP-dependent protease ATPase subunit HslU, translating into MNELNKTPREIVKELDEYIIGQETAKKSVAVALRNRYRRLQLDEKMQQDVTPKNMLMIGPTGVGKTEIARRLAKIVNAPFIKVEATKFTEVGYVGRDVESMVRDLVENAIQIVEKQQYSRVYSQALKKANNRLVKVLVPGIKKEQKQASNNQFEQMMQMFNSAQQPQDTQEEVTEEIKVNRKTILEQLEKGLLNNREVTIEIDEPKKTMPAMNTGMEQMGIDLNETLGALSPKKKVERVVTVKEAQELLVKEESAKIVKEADIHSEAIRLAESSGIIFIDEFDKITSKSQQNSGEVSREGVQRDILPIVEGSQVNTKYGAIQTDHILFIASGAFHLSKPSDLIPELQGRFPIRVELDDLTAEDFVRILTEPNNALIKQYIALIGTENVNIIFTKEAIERIANIAFDVNRDTDNIGARRLHTILERLLEDLLFEAPDMQMGEITITEAYVNEKLNSIVQNEDLSRYIL; encoded by the coding sequence ATGAACGAGTTAAACAAAACACCAAGAGAAATCGTGAAAGAATTAGATGAATATATAATTGGGCAAGAAACTGCGAAAAAGTCAGTCGCTGTTGCTTTAAGAAACAGATATCGCCGTTTACAACTTGATGAAAAAATGCAGCAAGATGTAACGCCTAAAAATATGCTAATGATCGGACCAACTGGTGTAGGGAAAACAGAAATCGCTAGACGTTTGGCTAAAATCGTCAATGCGCCTTTTATCAAAGTTGAAGCGACTAAATTTACTGAGGTCGGTTATGTCGGTCGAGATGTCGAATCGATGGTTCGTGATTTAGTTGAAAACGCCATTCAAATCGTTGAAAAACAACAATACAGCCGTGTCTATTCTCAAGCATTGAAGAAAGCAAATAATCGCTTAGTAAAAGTTTTAGTTCCAGGAATTAAAAAGGAACAAAAGCAAGCATCGAACAACCAATTTGAACAAATGATGCAAATGTTCAATAGCGCACAACAACCTCAAGACACGCAAGAGGAAGTAACTGAGGAAATCAAGGTCAATCGTAAAACAATTCTTGAACAATTAGAAAAAGGGCTATTAAACAATCGCGAAGTGACGATAGAAATAGATGAACCTAAAAAAACAATGCCTGCAATGAACACCGGTATGGAACAAATGGGGATCGACTTAAATGAAACACTAGGTGCCCTATCACCTAAGAAAAAAGTTGAACGTGTGGTAACAGTCAAGGAAGCCCAAGAACTATTAGTGAAAGAAGAATCTGCTAAAATTGTCAAAGAAGCTGATATCCACAGTGAAGCAATTCGGTTGGCTGAGAGCAGTGGGATTATTTTTATCGATGAATTTGATAAAATCACCTCAAAAAGTCAACAAAATTCTGGTGAAGTTTCCCGAGAAGGGGTACAAAGAGATATTTTACCGATTGTTGAAGGCTCTCAAGTCAATACAAAATACGGTGCCATCCAAACAGACCATATTTTATTTATTGCATCAGGCGCTTTTCACTTGTCAAAACCAAGTGACTTGATTCCTGAGTTGCAAGGGCGTTTCCCGATTCGAGTAGAATTAGATGATTTGACCGCTGAAGACTTCGTACGCATTTTAACAGAACCGAACAATGCGTTGATCAAACAATATATTGCCTTGATTGGAACAGAAAATGTCAACATTATTTTTACAAAGGAAGCAATTGAACGGATTGCTAATATCGCATTTGATGTAAATCGTGATACAGATAACATTGGCGCGCGCCGCTTGCATACGATTTTAGAACGCTTATTAGAAGATTTATTGTTTGAAGCACCAGATATGCAAATGGGCGAAATAACGATCACTGAAGCTTATGTGAATGAAAAACTAAACAGTATTGTTCAAAATGAAGATTTAAGCCGTTATATACTTTGA
- the xerC gene encoding tyrosine recombinase XerC yields the protein MQEKNWSELFLNYLIVERGYSDKTKIAYQEDILNFFDFLKNSGEADYLSVDHLDIRTYLSFLYDKNYSRNSISRKIASLRSFYQFLLKNEVIKENPFSYVHMKKKQLRLPRFFYEKEMDALFDSAKGSKPLDLRNQALLEILYGTGIRVSECANLTLQSIDFSANVLLIHGKGNKDRYVPFGSFAQDALKEYLENGRAVLMTKYHQEHAFVFINHHGEQITSTGIEYVLNQLIKKSTLNSDIHPHMLRHTFATHLLNNGADMRTVQELLGHSDLSTTQIYAHVTKESLQKNYRTFHPRA from the coding sequence ATGCAAGAAAAAAACTGGTCAGAACTGTTTTTAAACTATTTGATCGTTGAACGTGGCTATTCGGACAAAACCAAAATTGCTTACCAAGAAGATATTCTCAACTTTTTTGATTTTTTAAAGAATTCAGGAGAAGCTGACTATTTAAGTGTGGATCATTTAGATATCCGTACTTATTTAAGTTTTTTGTATGATAAAAACTATAGTCGGAACTCGATCAGCAGAAAAATTGCCAGTTTACGTTCTTTCTATCAATTTTTGCTTAAAAACGAAGTTATCAAGGAAAACCCATTTTCATATGTACATATGAAGAAAAAGCAACTACGTCTTCCACGTTTTTTTTACGAAAAAGAAATGGATGCACTTTTTGATAGTGCTAAAGGATCAAAACCGTTGGATTTGAGAAATCAGGCGTTGCTAGAAATTTTATATGGCACTGGGATTCGTGTAAGTGAATGTGCAAATTTAACTTTACAGTCAATTGATTTTTCAGCAAACGTATTATTGATTCATGGTAAAGGGAATAAAGATCGCTATGTGCCGTTTGGTTCCTTTGCCCAAGATGCGCTTAAGGAGTATTTGGAAAATGGGCGAGCTGTTTTGATGACCAAATATCATCAAGAGCATGCTTTTGTTTTTATCAATCATCATGGTGAACAAATCACATCCACAGGAATTGAATACGTTTTAAATCAGCTTATCAAAAAAAGTACCTTGAATAGCGATATCCACCCACATATGTTGCGGCATACATTTGCAACACATCTATTAAATAATGGTGCGGATATGCGGACTGTTCAAGAATTGCTAGGACACTCTGATTTATCTACTACACAAATTTATGCTCATGTAACCAAAGAAAGTTTACAAAAAAATTATCGAACATTTCATCCGCGTGCTTAA
- the lepB gene encoding signal peptidase I, with protein MEKQKSYIGYFIFFMKLLVPSLVLLFILRGFLLIPVPVDGNSMEKTLSQGDMIVMEKFSSIKRFDVVVFKLPTGAIYIKRVIGLPGDAVRYENDQLYINEKRIEEPFLEKNIKKDHETAPYTTNFNLSDLTTENTLPKDSYFVLGDNRRMSKDSRSFGAVQSKYILGKAQFVYYPITHMKFIAR; from the coding sequence GTGGAAAAACAGAAATCTTATATCGGTTATTTTATTTTTTTCATGAAACTACTCGTTCCTTCGTTAGTGTTGTTATTTATATTGCGAGGCTTTCTTTTGATTCCTGTGCCGGTTGATGGAAATTCAATGGAAAAGACACTTAGTCAAGGTGACATGATCGTCATGGAAAAATTTTCTTCGATCAAGCGATTTGACGTTGTAGTGTTTAAATTACCAACTGGAGCGATTTATATCAAACGAGTTATTGGATTGCCAGGAGATGCTGTACGATATGAAAACGACCAGCTTTATATAAATGAAAAACGGATAGAAGAGCCTTTTCTAGAAAAAAATATAAAAAAAGATCACGAAACAGCACCATATACAACAAATTTTAATTTAAGTGATTTAACCACGGAGAATACGTTACCAAAAGATAGTTATTTTGTGTTAGGTGATAATCGCCGGATGTCAAAGGATAGTCGTTCTTTCGGAGCCGTTCAAAGTAAATATATTTTAGGAAAAGCCCAATTCGTGTATTACCCGATAACACATATGAAATTCATAGCAAGATAG
- the trmFO gene encoding FADH(2)-oxidizing methylenetetrahydrofolate--tRNA-(uracil(54)-C(5))-methyltransferase TrmFO, translating into MSTSVTVIGAGLAGSEAAWQVAQAGVPVTLYEMRPVKNTPAHQTENFAELVCSNSLRGNNLTNAVGVLKEEMRRLDSIIINSADKTAVPAGGALAVDRDTFSQAITDKIKNHPLITVKNEEITAIPDGIVIIATGPLTSESLAEQIKDFNGSDGFYFYDAAAPIVDKATIDMDKVYLKSRYNKGEAAYLNCPMTEEEFKAFYEALISAEVVPLKTFEKEKFFEGCMPIEVMASRGIKTMLFGPLKPVGLEDPKTGKRPYAVIQLRQDNAAASLYNLVGFQTHLKWGEQKRVFQMIPGLENAEFVRYGVMHRNSFMNSPELLKPTYQSQKRENLFFAGQMTGVEGYVESAASGLLAGINAARLAKDEELVVFPRETTLGSMAYYITHAEGKHFQPMNANFGLFPELPERIRDKKKRYEAIADRALTKLAEVTKELNFLEQTK; encoded by the coding sequence ATGTCTACTTCTGTCACAGTTATTGGTGCAGGACTTGCGGGTAGTGAAGCTGCCTGGCAAGTTGCCCAAGCAGGTGTCCCTGTAACCCTGTATGAAATGCGTCCTGTAAAAAATACACCAGCTCATCAAACAGAAAACTTCGCCGAACTTGTTTGTTCAAACTCGTTAAGAGGGAATAATTTGACAAATGCGGTCGGTGTACTAAAAGAAGAAATGCGCCGTTTAGACTCCATCATCATTAATAGTGCAGACAAAACAGCTGTTCCTGCTGGCGGTGCCTTAGCAGTGGATCGCGATACTTTTTCACAAGCGATCACAGATAAAATCAAAAATCATCCGTTAATTACCGTAAAAAATGAAGAAATCACTGCAATCCCAGATGGTATCGTCATTATTGCAACGGGTCCATTAACTTCAGAGTCTCTGGCTGAACAAATCAAAGACTTTAACGGTTCAGATGGTTTTTACTTTTATGACGCAGCAGCTCCAATCGTTGATAAAGCGACGATCGATATGGATAAGGTATATCTGAAATCTCGCTACAATAAAGGGGAAGCAGCCTATTTAAATTGCCCGATGACCGAAGAAGAATTCAAAGCATTTTATGAAGCCTTGATTTCAGCTGAAGTTGTACCATTGAAAACGTTTGAAAAGGAAAAATTCTTTGAAGGCTGTATGCCAATTGAAGTCATGGCGAGTCGTGGTATCAAAACAATGTTATTTGGTCCGTTAAAACCTGTTGGCTTGGAAGATCCTAAAACAGGTAAACGTCCCTACGCTGTTATTCAGTTACGTCAAGATAATGCAGCAGCTTCCTTGTACAACCTTGTTGGTTTCCAAACTCATCTAAAATGGGGTGAACAAAAACGTGTCTTCCAAATGATCCCAGGTTTAGAAAATGCTGAATTTGTTCGCTATGGTGTTATGCATCGCAATAGTTTTATGAACTCTCCTGAACTATTGAAACCTACCTATCAGTCTCAAAAACGAGAAAATCTATTTTTCGCAGGACAAATGACTGGTGTTGAAGGGTATGTAGAAAGCGCAGCTAGCGGCCTATTAGCTGGAATCAATGCAGCAAGATTAGCAAAAGACGAAGAACTTGTAGTCTTTCCAAGAGAAACAACCCTAGGCAGTATGGCCTATTATATTACCCATGCTGAAGGGAAACATTTCCAACCTATGAACGCTAATTTTGGTCTTTTCCCAGAATTACCTGAAAGAATCCGCGATAAGAAAAAGCGCTATGAAGCAATTGCAGACAGAGCGTTAACAAAATTAGCTGAAGTAACAAAAGAATTAAATTTTCTAGAACAAACAAAATAA
- the dprA gene encoding DNA-processing protein DprA has protein sequence MEAKQRELLFKLTVCNGIGNLGMLKVLDFSMNYNNCTDFSKEEIIQIAGITTYQKLFSESWDHWSNNPEKTQEYYNAHSFITILDPTYPEYLKQIYNCPVLLFYKGNIELLQKKCISFIGARAASVYGINVVRQLIPEMIRHDLTIVSGLAKGIDSVSHQVTMQQGGHTIGVIGTGLDICYPKETAHIQRKMMDEQLVVSEYPNGTRPRKYHFPMRNRIIAGMSLGTCVIEARKKSGTLITAQAALEYGREVFAVPGNLFDAHSDGCHGLIQDGAKCTICPQDILEEIQLFSI, from the coding sequence ATGGAAGCAAAACAACGAGAACTTTTATTTAAATTAACAGTTTGTAATGGAATTGGCAACTTGGGTATGCTAAAAGTCTTAGATTTTTCAATGAACTATAATAATTGTACAGACTTCTCAAAAGAAGAAATTATTCAGATTGCAGGAATCACAACCTACCAAAAATTGTTTTCTGAATCCTGGGATCATTGGTCAAATAATCCAGAAAAAACACAGGAGTACTATAATGCACATTCATTTATCACGATTTTGGATCCAACCTATCCTGAGTATTTAAAACAAATTTATAACTGTCCCGTACTATTATTTTACAAAGGCAACATAGAATTATTGCAAAAAAAATGTATCTCCTTTATCGGTGCTAGAGCAGCTTCTGTTTACGGAATAAATGTCGTTCGTCAGTTGATCCCTGAAATGATCCGTCATGATTTGACGATTGTTAGCGGGTTAGCCAAAGGAATCGATAGTGTTAGTCATCAAGTGACCATGCAACAGGGTGGACATACGATTGGCGTTATTGGAACGGGTCTAGATATTTGTTACCCTAAAGAAACGGCTCATATACAGCGAAAAATGATGGACGAACAATTAGTTGTCAGTGAATATCCAAATGGTACAAGACCAAGAAAATATCATTTTCCAATGAGAAATCGAATTATTGCAGGAATGAGTTTAGGAACCTGTGTGATTGAAGCGCGAAAAAAAAGCGGAACCTTGATCACTGCTCAAGCTGCTTTAGAATATGGCCGTGAAGTTTTTGCAGTCCCTGGTAATCTTTTTGATGCCCATTCTGACGGTTGTCATGGCTTGATTCAAGATGGTGCAAAATGTACAATTTGTCCGCAAGATATTTTAGAAGAAATTCAACTTTTTTCGATTTAA
- the ylqF gene encoding ribosome biogenesis GTPase YlqF, with the protein MTIQWFPGHMAKARREVSEKIKYVDIVFELIDARLPLSSRNPMMDQIVQQKPRLILLNKGDLADKEQNQKWQHYFQEKGYHTLVINAQQNKGVNKIVPEAKKALKEKIDRERAKGVKPRAIRAMCIGIPNVGKSTLMNRLVGKKIAQTGNKPGVTKGQQWLRSGTDLELLDTPGILWPKFEDQEIGKKLALTGAIKDQLLHLDDLAIYGLTFFSRFYPERLVERYKLTEEETGLPGAELLMLISQKRGFKDDYDRASEMIIQEIRSSKLGPYTLDRWEELGVTKDEN; encoded by the coding sequence ATGACAATACAATGGTTTCCAGGACATATGGCAAAAGCCAGAAGAGAAGTATCCGAAAAAATAAAGTATGTTGATATTGTTTTTGAATTGATCGATGCACGCTTACCTCTTTCATCAAGAAATCCAATGATGGATCAAATCGTTCAACAAAAGCCGCGGTTGATTTTACTAAACAAAGGTGATTTAGCTGATAAAGAACAAAATCAAAAATGGCAACATTATTTTCAAGAAAAAGGCTACCATACGCTAGTAATCAATGCTCAGCAAAATAAAGGTGTTAACAAAATCGTTCCTGAAGCAAAGAAAGCCCTAAAAGAAAAAATCGATCGTGAACGGGCAAAAGGGGTGAAACCTCGTGCAATCCGTGCGATGTGTATCGGTATTCCTAATGTAGGGAAATCGACTTTAATGAATCGGTTAGTTGGAAAGAAAATTGCACAAACCGGGAACAAACCCGGAGTAACTAAAGGGCAACAATGGCTTCGTTCAGGCACAGACTTAGAGTTACTTGATACGCCAGGGATTTTGTGGCCTAAGTTTGAAGATCAAGAAATTGGTAAAAAATTAGCATTGACTGGAGCAATTAAAGATCAATTGCTTCATTTAGATGATCTGGCTATTTATGGGCTAACATTTTTTTCACGATTTTACCCAGAGCGTTTGGTTGAACGCTATAAATTAACAGAAGAGGAAACAGGTTTACCAGGTGCTGAACTTTTGATGTTGATCAGTCAAAAACGTGGATTTAAGGACGATTATGATCGAGCAAGTGAAATGATCATTCAAGAAATCCGCAGTAGCAAATTAGGACCTTATACTTTAGATCGTTGGGAAGAATTAGGAGTTACAAAAGATGAAAACTGA
- a CDS encoding ribonuclease HII → MKTESIQQIKAALTTIDTRDDERIKLWQADERNGVQQALAQWDRKIQRHEKAVALLEEMQQFENQARTQGHRLIVGIDEVGRGPLAGPVVAAAVILPEKFQLLGVNDSKKLSAKKRDELYDEIQNQAISIGIGMVDHNKIDEINIYQASKLAMGIALEDLCFIPDYLLIDAMKLDVNIPQKSLIKGDARSVSIAAASIVAKVIRDRLMEDYAKMYPGYGFENNAGYGTKEHLIGLETQGICTIHRKTFAPIKDMC, encoded by the coding sequence ATGAAAACTGAGTCAATCCAGCAAATTAAAGCAGCATTAACAACTATTGATACAAGAGATGATGAACGAATCAAGTTATGGCAAGCAGATGAACGTAATGGCGTTCAACAAGCTTTAGCGCAGTGGGATAGGAAGATCCAGCGTCATGAAAAAGCCGTAGCCTTACTTGAAGAAATGCAGCAATTTGAAAATCAGGCACGGACTCAAGGTCATCGTTTGATCGTAGGGATCGACGAGGTAGGAAGAGGACCGCTAGCTGGTCCAGTTGTTGCCGCAGCCGTTATCCTCCCTGAAAAGTTCCAGCTTTTAGGTGTCAATGATTCTAAAAAATTGTCTGCCAAAAAAAGAGATGAACTTTATGACGAAATCCAAAATCAAGCCATATCAATAGGGATTGGAATGGTTGATCATAATAAAATCGATGAAATCAATATTTATCAAGCATCCAAATTAGCTATGGGGATCGCGCTCGAAGATCTTTGCTTCATCCCAGATTATTTATTGATTGATGCAATGAAGCTAGACGTTAACATTCCACAAAAAAGCCTCATTAAAGGAGACGCTCGCTCCGTATCAATTGCAGCAGCTAGTATTGTAGCTAAAGTGATTCGAGATCGTTTAATGGAAGATTACGCTAAAATGTACCCTGGATATGGGTTTGAAAACAACGCAGGCTATGGAACCAAGGAACATCTAATCGGACTGGAAACACAAGGAATTTGTACAATCCACAGAAAAACATTTGCTCCAATCAAAGACATGTGTTAA